The nucleotide window tggggtgggattgacggggggAGATGTGTatggctgggttgcctcgtgccctCCCTGggatttcttcatgcccccctgGGAACCCATGCTGTAGTGGATATGCAAACACCTGAAAAGATGGCCGCTCCAAGGGCAACCCCTTGTACCTATTTGAAGAGAGCTAGTGCCAAGAAGGGAGCGGAGTTGGCAGGGCTTGTGGGATGGGAAACTGTTTTTGTGCGAGGTTGATAGGCAACCTTCCTTAATGAAGGGTGGTGCCCAAGGCATCcactttcatttatttaaaaatggcctTACAGCTGCAAAGGGGAAGCTTGCAAGCCAGGGCATCACTCACTTACTGAGCTTGCACGCTGCTCCGCTGCTTTCTGCCAGTGTCCAAAACTTTCCCAAAGTGAAATTAGCCAAGTCTTTCTGCTGCAATTCAGAACCCCACCGATGGCTTGTAGACAGGGCCTGACAATGCATTTCTCATCTTGGCCTCGGTGCTTGGTGGCAAAGTTACATTTTGCAGTTACAGGTCTGGCAGCCTGACCTCTCttggttttcttttcccttcttttGAGGAGCGAGATAAGTCCCTGATCCGGTCCTGGGCCTAGAGGACAATCCTGCTCAGCAGCATGACCAGCGAGGTGGTGGAAGATGAGATGGAATTTTATTCCAAGGCTGAGAAATACTGGAAGGACGTGCCACCTACGGTGGACGGCATGCTGGGTGGGTACGGCCACATCTCCAGCATTGACATCAACAGCTCCAAAAAATTCCTGCTTAAGTTCCTTCGGGTAGGTGGTCTGGATCTGTCCCATAGCTTGCCCATTAACTCTGGGGGGGTGTCTCTACCATACTCTAACCACGGCTGAGTGGGTGGCTCTCTTTCACCCACCGCTTTACATAGCTCTTTGTCTAGAGACCTAAATGTTCTGCACAGAGTGAAATGTATTGTTGTTTTTCCTTGTGTGTGTTGGCTGTCCAGTGCCATGATGCTGGTTGTCTATGAATGATCTCCTTCATGGCCTTGCTAATCATCCGCACCCACTGTTAAAGGGGGATAACCTGATGACTGGTTAATCGCGCCACCCCTCTGCCCAATGGCAAATGATctggctcactagggagccaaaTCTGGCTCTTTTGAAACTCAAGTCCACCCTTCCCTTGTTCCCCCCGCAGCagagagcccatgctggcactacagcagggctgggcaaaacaaTCCAGCTtgtggacacagcagggagcctccaggcagactcccctgcttgccccacccctacacgctgctcagaaaagcggctgcggGCCtgtttttcacaaactgtgagcTGGGAGGGGATTTGGGGAGTGGTGCTTCATGGCCGCTCCctccctcagcacaatcccattggctggtttttggccaatggaagctgcctgtttcaagaataggcagtgtgtgaagcaccaattccccctcccctcaggctgttATTCAGAGCACATGgctctgcagcctgtgcaggagcagggcaggctcctgagaaacgtgctgggctgctggcctggagtctcactggtaagtctcctggccagagcctgccctttgcccccccatcccacataacccaaatcctctgcccccctcctgagcccatacccccttgcagaccctgcaccccagtcccctgccccagatcacagtcctctcctgcccaaggtcacaatccaaacccttgCACTGGCTCACAGTCgaaacccctgcactccctcctgcatcccagtatcctgccctaggtcacaatccaaacccttgcaccccaatcccgtgccttgggtcacaactgcctccttcacccaaactcagtggccccccaatccaaaaaaggttccccacccctgccataaagaaagacaatgttgaaaccttttgtgttggagataatattttactttatttaaaaatgaagcctggccaacacccccccccccctccccaattggggcccagccctcatctggccacagcatcataacatgcCTGCaccccctcatacatcccaactcTGAGTACAttatacacctgaaccccctgccctgagcccctcatgctcccacatccccaaccccctgcatAAGATTAACAGCCTGCATGCACACATGaaactggatttgaccagttatgatgtaaacttcaaagaaatgtgcagcagcagaagtcccattaaataaagcctGTGAGCACAATGTTTcctttatgctattattaatgaTAATATCACTGATCATTGacaaagttgtatattttcagtcatgcaaatgggcattcttatatggctctctTGACCACTAGTTCTCAAATGTGATgatgtttggctctttggtttgaaaaggctgctgACCCCTGTAGCCAAAAGGAGTCTCCCTgtgagtgagggggtggggaacTCTGCAGACTGATTCCTCTGCCCACTTGGTGTTGGAGCAGATCTCTCTGCAGGGTAACCCAAGGGAAACTTGTCGTGCCGCTGACAGTGGTGTTCTGTGGGAAAGCAGGCCCTCCgaccacccccttccccagcgcTGGTATTGCCAAGGTTCCCTTCTGCAGGGTTCTGGCTCTCTCTCATGTTCACTTTCGTTTCAGGATGGCCCTAACAGGACGGGGACCACCTGTGCCTTGGACTGTGGCGCTGGGATTGGCAGGATCACCAAGAGGCTGCTGTTGCCTCTCTtcaaagcagtggacatggtggACGTGACTAAGGACTTCCTGACCAAGGCGAGGACCTACCTGGGAGAAGAGGGCAAGCGAGTGAGGAACTACTTCTGCTGCGGCCTGCAGGActtcagcccagagcccagctcCTATGATGTCATCTGGATCCAGTGGGTAATAGgtgagacacctccctcccccctgccatacAGAAAGGCCTCATTGGGTTCTGCTGTCCCTGGCCTACTTATGTTCCCTTGTACAGACTGGCTGGCATGAGACTTCCTGAGGAGGGCGGGTAGAAGTGGCCTTCATGGCGTCACCTGTGGGAGTATGTGCAGAAGTGACCTACCCATCTGACTCAGCTTTGAGCAGTTTAGGGCTCCCTCCTTCCTGCATAGATTCAACACTACTCAGCCCGTCCTGTGCTGTgcttttcctttccccctccccccacagttgtGTAGGTCAGGGATCCAGCTGGTCTGTTTTCCATGGTCCCTGTGAACGCTCATTTGTTCCTCCCCATGCCAGGACACCTGACAGACGACCACCTGTCTGACTTCCTGAAGAGATGCAAGGTTGGCCTGCGCCCCAACGGCATCATCGTCATCAAGGACAATATGGCCCAAGAAGGAGTCATCATGGACGATGTGGACAGCAGCGTGTGCCGGGACTTGGACGTGGTGCGGACGATTGTCCGGCGTGCAGGGCTCACTCTCCTGGTGGAAGAAAAGCAAGAGAACTTCCCTGACGAAATCTACCATGTCTATACATTTGCCATGAGATGAACCCTGGTGGGGAGAGGCTGTTTACTCAGAGGTACCGTGGTGCCAGCGTAGAGCAAAGGACCAGCACACGGGTCCCTTCTGGGGGGGGAGGATCAGCACACCTCTAGTGTGCACCACACACTTGATGGTTAAAATTCAGGGTGGGATGGGATGTCCCAAATAaccctgctggggctggctgaAAAGAGCGGGTGGGTCTGGTCCGTTGCTGCTTTTTGTGACAAAAGACCTTTGCTAAATACACTCTCCTGCTGTTGCACCTCTGTATGCAGACTCTGCTTAAACACACacgcctccccacccagctggagGCTCAATGGAGAGGAAAAGCCTTGATGCTGCACCAGAGGGGGTACAAGAGGCTGAGTGAGAACTCTGCAACTGCCCTTCCTTGGCTGCTTTCTGATCTGTGGCAGGAAGCTGTAGGCTCCTCGGACATGAAATCTGTCGCAAAGGCGGAGCATGGGGTGGATGCTCTGACAGTGACAGAAAAGGGGTGATTTTTGATTTTGTTCATCTGGTCTCTTTCCAAGATCTCTGCTGTTCCCTCAGGATGGAGCAGATTTTCCTCAGGGGAGGAAGAAAAGCGGCTCTGGAGCTATCATGGGGTTTTTTCTTGCTGTCCATCATCCTTGCCCCTGAGCAtcttccacacaaaatcagtagcAAAAGCAAAATGGTTCACGTCTTCATGGAATCGCAGGGAGTTCTCAGAGCAAAAACTATTTCAAGATTTGATTAAATCCATATTTACCTGAGGAGAGGGCTGGTAGGAGTAGAGGGCTTGCAGGTCagtgctccctgccccaggggcacAGCCATGCAAACGCAGAGTTGGGTTAATGAGCAGCCGTAGGCTGGCTTGCTGTGATACCTGTTCAACAGTTGTTGAGTTGTGTAGCCCAGCTTCTTGCTGGGGGTGTGATGTGCCGTTCCTTCCCTCCCTGGCCAGGAGAGATGGAATCTCTTATcctaaaagatttaaaaaaataatgttgctgtagtTGGAGAATCCAAACAGCCCTGGCACCtcagccaggcaggggcagactaGCCCCTTTCTGCTGACACAGGGCAGTTGTCGAATTCCAGGCTAGGAAGTATTTGCCACTTCCTGAATGAACTTGTCCCAAGCAAGCCCTTGCACCTGCCACACGCTGCAGAataaaaagccctggctgggtaggGCTATGGTGTGGCTCTGAATTGAACCTGGCAGGTGCAGCATTTCAGAGTGGAAGGCTGCACCAGGCCTGTCAAACCACCCCTGCTGTAGCAATTTCCTGTCTGTTACCACTACTCGTGTCACTGCTGAGCAGCAACCCAACAGGAAATGCTGACTGGCGGCGCTGTAGCTCTGGGACATGGGTTTAAGGGTTTGTCTGAATGACAGCTTAGCAAGCCAGTAGCTCACAAGCTCTGGATTCACAACCCAGCACTCTATCACTgtgtagaccagggatgggcaactTTTTTGAGACATGCTtgaagattttggtaagtgatcaagggctgcacttttctgtggagagggTGTGGAGTCTAGGTTGGAGGTTAGatgcagaagggtgcatggggtaagggactggggtgcaggagacagtgtggggtctgagggacTTTGGATgaagaagcagactgtgaactaggtcaggggaatggggtgcaagatcagggagggagtgtgggtgcaggagaagattctggctggggggagaagtGTAGGAGGTGGCATAGGATCTTGGAGGGAGTGGTCCCCTGGggcgggggtgcagagggtttgcatggcgatctgggggagggagttgaggtGTAGAAGGAGTTGGGGTGCCGgaggcaggtgctggctgggaggactTTAcataagtgtctcctggccagcaggctgcatctccaaggcaggctgggctccctgcctgctgcagccccagcccacttgaaaatacaggctgctccctccacatggctctcaactctgggtgcaggaacaggcttgGCTGCCCCAGTCTGTCAAGCTAATCTCTCAGcgcctattggctggttgtttccagccaataggagctgagagattggctggggtcagtttTATTGGCCGgatgttcctggccaataggagctgagcattgggctggaggcggggagatgaagcttccccctccatccagaggagaggcacatggagcagcgCTGCACTtaaaccagcagcagctgcatgccTGAGGATCCCGGCAGGGGGTCTGCGGgtcagatctggcccccaggccatattttgcccagctctagtGCAGACAAACCCAAACCGGTCAGGGCAGCTCACCCGTGGCTGTTGTACTTTAAATTAGTCCCCACTATGGAACAAGCCTGCTGCTGTAGCCCCTTGGACCCACTGCTGAAAAGAACAACCATGTTACTGAGGCAGGAATTAAGCTACAACAGGGGCAACACCTTGTGGCTGTGTTCCAAAGAGGAGCCAGCATGCCCAGAGGCCTGCCCAGTTTGTGCATGGCCACGTACCAACAGAATAAGTTTACAACATGAGATTTTGCTGTTTGGCCGTGTTGCTGTCTAAAACCTCTTCATCCAGGGCCCTTACTGAGCTTAGAGCAGcaagtctctcctcccccccctgtcccccccccagtgccaggagaAGGGCATTCTCCCTCTTGTGCAAACAGCACACAGTTCAGTGCTTTAATCCCGTGCCCAGTACAGAACTGGGAATAAAAACTTGGTGGCCCGCCTCCAAGGCCAGGCTTTAACAAAGCGAAGGCTCAGTTCTTCCTAGCTCTGGATAACTTTGGTGTTTTCGTTCTGTTTGCCTTGCTAACAAACAGCTGAGTCAGATTTCTTTCTTTTAGATTCCAGTCGCAGCCTAGTGTAAATCGGGCATAGCCTGACTGGTGCTATCACTGTAAATCCTCATTGGAAATAAGGAACCTTATGGCACCTGGCCCATCAGACTTGCCCAATGGGGACTGACAGCTGTGACTAGCCTCCTATGTGCTAAGGACTGTTGTAGTTAATTTTCATCACCCTACGGGATAGGTAGATCCCAGCTGTTGCACCCCTAGGAaacc belongs to Pelodiscus sinensis isolate JC-2024 chromosome 22, ASM4963464v1, whole genome shotgun sequence and includes:
- the NTMT1 gene encoding N-terminal Xaa-Pro-Lys N-methyltransferase 1 isoform X1, whose amino-acid sequence is MTSEVVEDEMEFYSKAEKYWKDVPPTVDGMLGGYGHISSIDINSSKKFLLKFLRDGPNRTGTTCALDCGAGIGRITKRLLLPLFKAVDMVDVTKDFLTKARTYLGEEGKRVRNYFCCGLQDFSPEPSSYDVIWIQWVIGHLTDDHLSDFLKRCKVGLRPNGIIVIKDNMAQEGVIMDDVDSSVCRDLDVVRTIVRRAGLTLLVEEKQENFPDEIYHVYTFAMR
- the NTMT1 gene encoding N-terminal Xaa-Pro-Lys N-methyltransferase 1 isoform X2, with protein sequence MRWNFIPRLRNTGRTCHLRWTACWDGPNRTGTTCALDCGAGIGRITKRLLLPLFKAVDMVDVTKDFLTKARTYLGEEGKRVRNYFCCGLQDFSPEPSSYDVIWIQWVIGHLTDDHLSDFLKRCKVGLRPNGIIVIKDNMAQEGVIMDDVDSSVCRDLDVVRTIVRRAGLTLLVEEKQENFPDEIYHVYTFAMR